The following are encoded together in the Clostridium sp. BJN0013 genome:
- a CDS encoding LysE/ArgO family amino acid transporter, giving the protein MMKYLIQGFILGISYVAPIGMQNLYVINTAVAMSRRRAYETAFITIFFDITLSVASFFGIGILIDNFYFLKLLIFLLGTIVIIYIGISLIKSKPQLSKDNINIDMSLCKLAAACFTVTWLNPQAIIDGSLLLGGFRASMPLYACKFFIAGVCMASFIWFIFLATVFSILKNNLNENIFGKINIICGSVVIFYGVKLGHNFLKLILHS; this is encoded by the coding sequence ATGATGAAATATTTAATACAAGGATTTATACTTGGCATTAGCTATGTGGCACCTATAGGAATGCAAAATTTATATGTGATAAATACAGCTGTAGCTATGAGCAGAAGGAGAGCTTATGAAACAGCATTTATTACTATATTTTTTGACATAACCTTATCTGTTGCAAGTTTTTTTGGAATAGGTATACTTATAGATAATTTTTATTTTTTAAAGCTATTGATTTTTCTTTTGGGAACCATTGTTATTATCTATATAGGAATATCACTTATTAAGTCCAAGCCTCAACTGTCAAAGGATAACATAAATATAGACATGTCCTTATGTAAATTGGCAGCAGCCTGTTTTACAGTAACCTGGCTTAACCCTCAGGCTATAATAGATGGCTCACTGCTGCTGGGGGGCTTTAGGGCATCCATGCCTTTATATGCCTGTAAATTTTTTATTGCCGGAGTATGCATGGCATCCTTTATATGGTTTATTTTTCTTGCTACAGTTTTTTCAATTTTAAAAAATAATCTCAATGAAAATATATTTGGAAAAATAAATATAATTTGCGGCAGTGTGGTTATTTTTTATGGAGTAAAATTGGGACACAATTTTTTAAAACTTATACTTCATTCATAG
- a CDS encoding DsrE/DsrF/DrsH-like family protein: protein MNKKLNLLIFSGDYDKALAGLIIANAAREIDIDVSIFFGFWGLLLVRDPKAPPCENKTVYEKMFSMMTPNGIEELPLSKMNFSGIGKEMLKAMMKEEDTPSITAFLKGALKKGVKFYGCKLSVEIMGFKKEELLPEVEIIEAKDYLKDAVNSNMQLFI, encoded by the coding sequence TTGAACAAAAAATTGAATCTACTTATATTTAGTGGAGATTATGACAAAGCTCTTGCTGGACTGATTATAGCTAATGCCGCCAGAGAAATAGACATAGACGTATCAATATTTTTTGGTTTTTGGGGGCTTCTCCTTGTACGTGATCCTAAAGCCCCTCCTTGTGAAAATAAAACTGTTTATGAAAAAATGTTTTCCATGATGACGCCAAATGGCATTGAAGAGCTGCCATTATCTAAAATGAATTTTAGCGGCATAGGGAAGGAAATGCTTAAGGCCATGATGAAAGAAGAGGATACTCCAAGCATCACAGCTTTTTTAAAAGGAGCCCTAAAAAAAGGAGTAAAATTTTATGGTTGTAAGCTTTCAGTAGAAATTATGGGATTTAAAAAGGAGGAACTTCTTCCTGAAGTTGAAATAATCGAAGCAAAAGATTACTTAAAAGATGCCGTTAATTCAAATATGCAGCTGTTTATCTAA
- the amrA gene encoding AmmeMemoRadiSam system protein A translates to MSLKGFYLLPHPPIVIPEIGKGQEKKISNTGDSFHIIGKEIAKKAPDTIILVTPHGVMFKDAIALSYEDEISGDLKNFGAWDISRKLHVNKSLTSKIYELAYKDHIPVVMATNSLLNKYNTSIYLDHGAMVPLYFIDKYYKDYKLVHITYAPLGDINLYKFGMYIDKAVEESGEEVVFIASGDLSHKLKEEGPYGYSPFGEKFDREFLENLKNGDVKDIFNMDRENIVNAAECGRNSVLTLLGALDKSKFNGELLSYEGTFGVGYGVMRFNVLSEDTSKLKQLELLQSHALEKRKEESNPYVRLARESVEFYLNRGRVPKKIPDYITDEMKHTKRGVFVSLKKYGDLRGCIGTIFPATNNVAEEIIRNAVEAAFNDPRFYKVEKEELLDIVFSVDVLTEPEPSCKEELDPEQYGVIVRKERKTGLLLPNLESVDTVEKQLLIALEKAGIKPEEEYTIERFKVVRYKEH, encoded by the coding sequence TTGAGTTTAAAAGGATTTTATTTACTGCCTCATCCTCCCATTGTAATTCCAGAGATAGGAAAAGGGCAGGAAAAAAAGATTAGTAATACCGGTGATAGCTTTCATATAATAGGAAAAGAGATTGCCAAAAAAGCTCCAGATACCATTATACTTGTGACTCCCCATGGTGTCATGTTTAAAGATGCTATTGCCTTAAGTTATGAAGATGAAATATCAGGGGATTTAAAGAATTTTGGAGCCTGGGATATTTCTAGGAAATTGCATGTTAACAAGTCTCTTACCAGTAAAATATATGAACTTGCATATAAAGATCATATACCTGTTGTAATGGCCACCAATTCTCTTTTAAATAAATATAATACTTCTATTTATTTAGATCATGGAGCTATGGTTCCTCTGTATTTTATTGATAAATACTATAAGGACTATAAACTTGTACACATAACTTATGCACCTTTAGGTGATATTAATCTATATAAGTTTGGCATGTATATAGATAAAGCAGTGGAAGAGTCAGGAGAAGAAGTTGTATTTATAGCAAGTGGAGACTTATCCCATAAATTAAAAGAAGAAGGACCTTATGGGTACAGTCCTTTTGGGGAAAAGTTCGATAGGGAGTTTCTTGAAAATTTAAAAAATGGAGATGTTAAGGACATTTTTAATATGGATAGGGAGAATATAGTTAATGCAGCAGAGTGTGGGAGAAATTCTGTTTTAACCTTACTGGGAGCTTTAGATAAGAGTAAATTTAATGGGGAACTTTTAAGTTATGAGGGAACTTTTGGAGTAGGTTATGGAGTAATGAGGTTTAATGTATTATCAGAGGATACCTCAAAATTAAAGCAATTAGAATTACTTCAAAGTCATGCCTTGGAAAAGAGAAAAGAGGAAAGCAATCCCTATGTAAGACTTGCAAGAGAAAGTGTTGAGTTTTATTTAAATAGGGGAAGAGTGCCTAAAAAAATTCCAGATTATATAACAGATGAAATGAAACATACCAAAAGGGGAGTATTTGTATCTTTAAAAAAATATGGAGATTTAAGAGGATGTATAGGTACCATATTTCCTGCCACAAATAATGTAGCGGAAGAAATCATACGCAATGCTGTTGAAGCTGCTTTTAATGATCCAAGATTTTATAAAGTGGAAAAGGAGGAGCTTTTGGATATTGTCTTTTCAGTAGATGTTTTAACAGAACCTGAACCCTCTTGCAAAGAAGAATTGGATCCGGAGCAATATGGTGTCATTGTGAGAAAAGAAAGAAAAACAGGACTTTTACTTCCCAATTTAGAAAGTGTAGATACAGTGGAAAAGCAACTCTTAATTGCCCTGGAAAAGGCAGGTATAAAACCTGAGGAGGAATATACAATAGAAAGATTTAAAGTAGTTCGATATAAAGAACATTGA
- the amrS gene encoding AmmeMemoRadiSam system radical SAM enzyme, translating into MKMEALFYEKLKDKVHCFLCPHNCVIKEGDFGKCNVRVHERGKLFTINYGEITSGALDPIEKKPLRYFKPHSYIFSVGSFGCNFTCDFCQNYTISQFRAKSKFVSEKNLINTAVELKNNIGVAFTYNEPTIWYEYVYNCAKLLKEKKSDSAVVLVTNGYINEEPLVQLIPYVDAMNIDLKSFNEGYYKNLCGGSLKPVLKTIEKAAGVCHVEITTLLVSGKNDDLKEVENISKFLSSIDNNIPLHLSRYFPRYKLKNSPTDINFIKKAEAVARKYLNRVILGNVY; encoded by the coding sequence ATGAAAATGGAAGCTTTATTTTATGAAAAACTTAAAGACAAAGTTCATTGTTTTTTATGTCCTCATAATTGTGTAATTAAAGAAGGGGATTTTGGAAAGTGTAATGTGAGAGTCCATGAAAGAGGAAAACTTTTTACTATAAATTATGGGGAAATCACCTCTGGGGCACTGGATCCTATAGAGAAAAAGCCTCTTCGTTACTTTAAACCACACAGCTATATTTTTTCAGTAGGGAGTTTTGGATGTAATTTTACCTGTGATTTTTGTCAAAATTATACTATATCCCAGTTTAGAGCTAAAAGTAAATTTGTGTCCGAAAAGAATTTAATAAATACTGCAGTGGAATTGAAAAATAATATAGGAGTGGCCTTTACTTATAATGAGCCTACAATATGGTATGAATATGTGTATAATTGTGCTAAACTTTTAAAAGAAAAAAAGTCTGATTCGGCAGTAGTACTTGTTACTAATGGATATATAAATGAAGAACCTCTTGTTCAGCTTATTCCCTATGTAGATGCCATGAATATTGATTTGAAAAGTTTTAATGAAGGGTATTATAAAAATCTCTGCGGGGGAAGTTTAAAGCCGGTACTAAAAACTATTGAAAAAGCTGCAGGAGTTTGTCATGTGGAAATTACTACCTTGCTGGTGAGCGGGAAAAATGATGATTTAAAGGAAGTGGAAAATATTTCGAAATTCTTAAGTTCCATAGATAATAATATACCTCTTCATCTCTCCAGATATTTTCCAAGATATAAACTTAAAAATTCTCCTACGGATATAAACTTTATAAAAAAGGCAGAAGCTGTGGCCAGGAAATATCTTAATAGAGTAATTTTAGGAAATGTATATTAA
- a CDS encoding D-isomer specific 2-hydroxyacid dehydrogenase family protein has product MKILAYSYRADETMYFQEFSKKYKVEVVLCNDAPNMKNAELARGFQCVSIVTTPISGELVEKFHEMGVKFISTRTIGYDHIDIEKARQLDMHVGNVTYSPSSVADHTVMVILMTIRKMKAIMECASVQDYSLKGVQGRELHNLTVGVIGTGKIGQRVIRNLSGFGCKIIAHSSHENEDVKKYATYVSLEELLKNSNIITLHIPARKNNYHIIDKNSIDMMKDGVFIINTARGSLINTDDLIEGIEQKKIAGAALDVIEHESNLYYNNLKCEILDNRQLAILKSYPNVIITPHTAFYTDQSVSDMIENSILSCILFIEGKENPWQVV; this is encoded by the coding sequence ATGAAGATACTAGCTTATAGTTATAGAGCTGATGAAACCATGTATTTTCAGGAGTTCAGTAAAAAGTATAAAGTTGAAGTGGTATTATGTAATGATGCTCCTAATATGAAAAATGCAGAACTGGCTAGGGGGTTTCAATGTGTGAGCATAGTTACTACTCCCATTTCAGGAGAACTGGTAGAAAAATTTCATGAAATGGGAGTAAAATTTATATCCACAAGAACTATTGGATATGATCATATAGATATTGAAAAGGCCAGACAATTAGATATGCATGTAGGAAATGTAACTTATTCTCCAAGCAGTGTAGCAGATCATACTGTTATGGTAATTTTAATGACAATACGGAAGATGAAAGCTATTATGGAATGTGCCAGTGTACAGGATTATTCCTTAAAAGGTGTACAGGGGAGAGAACTTCATAATTTAACTGTGGGTGTTATTGGTACGGGGAAAATTGGACAAAGGGTAATTAGAAATTTAAGTGGATTTGGTTGTAAAATAATAGCCCATAGTTCTCATGAAAATGAAGATGTAAAAAAATATGCTACCTATGTTTCATTGGAAGAACTCTTAAAAAATAGCAATATCATTACATTACATATTCCCGCTAGGAAAAATAATTATCACATCATTGATAAAAATTCTATAGATATGATGAAAGATGGAGTATTTATTATTAATACAGCCCGGGGCTCTCTTATTAATACCGATGATTTGATAGAAGGTATTGAACAGAAAAAAATTGCAGGAGCGGCTTTAGATGTTATTGAACATGAATCCAATCTGTACTACAATAATTTGAAATGTGAAATACTGGATAATAGACAATTGGCAATTTTAAAATCCTATCCTAATGTAATTATTACACCTCATACGGCCTTTTATACAGATCAGTCTGTGAGTGATATGATAGAAAACTCTATTTTAAGTTGTATCTTATTTATTGAAGGAAAAGAAAATCCCTGGCAAGTTGTATAA
- a CDS encoding DUF6323 family protein, with protein sequence MNLLEMFNSLNNIEKSKDITELLKLNKHLKKQNLFLKEWDVKDIIETRNITLKAQGRLELNMNILKDIIRELAYSPYVNQHNLVENINDIYEIFHYIKNHTSDFLEDEEIFKAIMFLFNKVYNGSTELMKGKGIERIVNNFRSGRELTDMEDEEGDEY encoded by the coding sequence ATGAACCTGCTTGAAATGTTTAATTCTCTCAATAACATTGAAAAATCAAAGGATATAACTGAACTTTTAAAATTAAATAAACATCTAAAAAAACAAAATCTTTTTCTCAAAGAATGGGATGTAAAAGATATTATAGAAACAAGAAATATTACTTTAAAAGCTCAGGGCAGACTGGAACTTAATATGAATATTTTAAAAGATATTATAAGAGAGCTCGCATATTCTCCTTATGTAAATCAGCATAATTTAGTTGAAAATATTAATGATATCTATGAAATATTCCATTATATAAAAAATCACACATCAGACTTTCTTGAAGATGAAGAAATATTTAAAGCTATAATGTTCCTTTTTAATAAAGTTTATAATGGTTCCACAGAACTTATGAAAGGAAAGGGTATCGAAAGAATTGTAAATAATTTTAGAAGTGGTAGAGAACTTACTGATATGGAAGATGAGGAGGGAGATGAGTATTGA
- a CDS encoding DUF6179 domain-containing protein has protein sequence MKTLPKSMEAGVLLIFKELVIRYTKGESSSIKEDNAINILNSIYYSINAYIQNYGGQNRCYTLIYEIDVKFIYKEGVELVKKHTEECREFYKNIKENKLNIPLEIYNDTIDNLGDFFNNYDEIFAAYDIPCSVDYPLMFDNMNLTGIFYIKQYLEKLKIETDFCNFFKQSSIRKVLRDYGKKYKINIIKSPINVFQVLLDQSIFVILCGNNEITLEISPHDREVMKRSLLEKNREELKSILKEIFKGVIVKFNIRDKKLIEYIKRYKSSFIVRFLNAYDNGNLSNMIIIEKEESKEDKIIFKKGSKMSNYKFASIVEEVMECRYIEDKINIISSNLKSFEDYIDLLDSECLFGSEYIEVFKTLGDMPLAVLGRTVFYDDLNYNSLNLSCEKLTKYKDNMESEWQNYFIEFLLSLPEKRIKNVENLIVKIDLEENLI, from the coding sequence TTGAAGACTTTGCCCAAAAGTATGGAAGCAGGTGTTCTTTTAATTTTTAAAGAATTAGTTATAAGGTATACAAAAGGAGAAAGCAGTTCTATAAAGGAGGACAATGCCATTAATATTCTCAATTCCATATACTATTCCATAAATGCCTATATACAAAATTATGGAGGACAAAATAGATGTTATACTTTAATCTATGAAATAGATGTTAAATTTATATATAAAGAAGGTGTTGAACTTGTTAAAAAACATACTGAAGAGTGTAGGGAGTTCTATAAAAATATAAAAGAAAATAAACTTAATATTCCTCTAGAGATTTATAATGATACAATAGATAACTTAGGCGATTTTTTCAATAATTATGATGAGATTTTTGCAGCTTATGATATACCCTGCAGCGTCGATTATCCACTTATGTTTGATAATATGAATTTAACAGGTATTTTTTATATAAAGCAGTATCTTGAAAAATTAAAAATAGAAACTGATTTTTGTAATTTTTTCAAACAATCTTCCATTAGAAAAGTACTCAGGGATTATGGCAAAAAATATAAAATAAATATTATAAAATCTCCAATTAATGTATTTCAGGTGCTCTTAGATCAATCTATTTTTGTGATTTTATGTGGAAACAATGAAATTACTCTTGAAATTTCACCACATGACAGGGAAGTAATGAAAAGAAGTTTACTTGAAAAAAATAGAGAGGAATTAAAAAGTATCTTAAAGGAAATCTTTAAAGGGGTAATCGTTAAATTTAATATTAGAGATAAAAAGCTTATAGAGTATATAAAAAGATATAAAAGTTCATTTATAGTACGATTTTTAAATGCTTACGATAATGGAAATCTGTCAAATATGATTATTATAGAAAAGGAAGAATCTAAAGAAGATAAAATTATCTTTAAAAAAGGCAGCAAAATGAGTAATTATAAGTTCGCTTCTATTGTAGAGGAGGTAATGGAATGTAGATATATTGAGGATAAAATTAATATTATATCTTCGAATTTAAAGTCATTTGAAGACTATATAGATCTTTTGGATTCCGAGTGCCTATTTGGCAGTGAATATATAGAAGTATTCAAGACACTAGGAGATATGCCTCTGGCTGTACTTGGTAGAACAGTATTTTATGATGATTTAAACTACAATTCTCTGAATTTATCCTGTGAGAAATTAACTAAATATAAGGATAATATGGAATCAGAATGGCAGAATTATTTCATTGAATTTTTATTGAGTTTACCAGAGAAAAGGATAAAAAATGTGGAAAATTTAATAGTTAAAATAGATTTAGAGGAAAATTTAATTTAA